A genomic segment from Candidatus Alcyoniella australis encodes:
- a CDS encoding thiamine pyrophosphate-dependent enzyme: MSERLLTQYPEELRPEAFPTTFCPGCGHVPLMTAIFEAYRLKGLKLRDTTFVSGIGCASWIPSPHFKADTLHTTHGRPIAFATGVKLAAPQRRVMVISGDGDLASIGGNHLIHAARRDVPIVAICANNFIYGMTGGQVAATTPLGHITLTTPWGNEEPPFDLCKLVLAAGARFVARWYVGHRRELIETIAAALDHEGFAFIEAISLCPTAHERRNKPRGMGVTKDLFVTIEQAQGMTEQELEPKIVCGRFAADSTRRNK; this comes from the coding sequence ATGAGCGAAAGGCTGCTGACCCAGTACCCCGAGGAGCTACGGCCCGAGGCGTTCCCCACCACGTTCTGCCCCGGCTGCGGACACGTGCCGCTGATGACCGCGATTTTCGAGGCCTACCGGCTCAAGGGGCTCAAGCTGCGCGACACGACGTTCGTCTCGGGCATTGGCTGCGCTTCCTGGATTCCCAGCCCGCATTTCAAGGCCGACACCCTGCACACTACCCACGGCCGACCGATCGCCTTTGCCACGGGCGTCAAACTCGCCGCGCCGCAGCGGCGGGTGATGGTCATCTCGGGTGACGGCGACCTGGCGAGCATCGGCGGCAACCATCTGATCCACGCCGCCCGGCGCGACGTGCCGATCGTCGCGATCTGCGCCAACAACTTTATCTACGGTATGACCGGCGGTCAGGTCGCAGCGACCACGCCGTTGGGTCACATCACGCTGACCACGCCCTGGGGCAACGAGGAGCCGCCGTTCGACCTGTGCAAACTGGTGCTCGCGGCGGGCGCGCGCTTTGTCGCCCGTTGGTACGTCGGCCATCGCCGAGAGCTGATCGAGACCATCGCCGCCGCCCTGGATCACGAGGGGTTCGCCTTTATCGAGGCGATCTCGCTGTGCCCCACGGCCCACGAGCGACGCAACAAGCCCCGCGGCATGGGAGTGACCAAAGATCTGTTCGTCACCATCGAGCAGGCGCAGGGAATGACCGAGCAGGAATTGGAACCGAAGATCGTCTGCGGCCGTTTCGCCGCGGATTCGACCAGGAGGAATAAATGA
- a CDS encoding aminotransferase class I/II-fold pyridoxal phosphate-dependent enzyme, protein MTDNWLSERFHRMRRLPPYVFSEVVQQMMAARRAGDDIINLGMGNPDGSTPPHIVERLVEAVRETKNHRYSMSKGIPGLRNQIAEHYSERYDVDIDPEHEAIVTIGSKEGLAHLVLACIGPEDVVFVPNPTYPIHIYSVGIAGGNIRSVPIGPDRDFFADLLEAGRTTWPKPKALIFSFPHNPTAAMVDLEFFERLVDWARRNQVMLIHDFAYADLMFEGRAPSLMQVPGAKDVGVEFYSLSKSYNMPGWRVGFAVGNKQMIAALGRMKSYLDYGVFQPIQIAAVIALRSDPEVTRGIVETYRSRRDALCDGLVRAGWPVDKPRGTMFVWAQIPEQYRDEGSLAFCKRLVAEAKVAASPGIGFGEFGEGYVRFALVENEPRIKQAVRGIRKMLGAEVE, encoded by the coding sequence ATGACCGACAACTGGCTCTCCGAACGATTCCACCGCATGCGGCGTCTGCCACCCTACGTCTTCTCCGAGGTAGTGCAGCAGATGATGGCCGCACGCCGCGCCGGCGACGACATCATCAACCTCGGAATGGGCAACCCCGACGGCTCCACGCCGCCGCACATTGTCGAGCGGCTGGTCGAGGCCGTGCGTGAAACCAAGAACCACCGCTACTCGATGAGCAAGGGGATCCCCGGCCTGCGCAACCAAATCGCGGAGCACTACTCCGAGCGCTACGACGTAGATATCGACCCCGAGCACGAGGCGATCGTCACCATTGGCTCCAAGGAAGGGCTGGCGCACCTGGTGCTGGCCTGCATCGGACCCGAGGACGTAGTGTTCGTGCCCAACCCAACCTACCCGATCCACATCTACTCGGTGGGCATCGCCGGCGGCAACATCCGCTCGGTGCCGATCGGCCCGGACCGCGACTTCTTCGCCGACCTGCTCGAGGCCGGCCGCACTACCTGGCCCAAGCCCAAGGCGCTGATCTTCAGCTTCCCGCACAACCCGACCGCGGCGATGGTCGACCTCGAGTTCTTCGAACGGCTGGTCGATTGGGCGCGGCGCAACCAGGTGATGCTGATCCACGATTTCGCCTACGCTGATCTGATGTTCGAGGGCCGGGCTCCGAGCCTGATGCAGGTGCCCGGGGCCAAGGACGTGGGCGTGGAGTTCTACTCGCTGTCCAAGAGTTACAACATGCCCGGCTGGCGCGTGGGCTTCGCCGTGGGCAACAAGCAGATGATCGCGGCCCTGGGCCGCATGAAGAGCTACCTGGATTACGGAGTATTTCAGCCGATCCAGATCGCGGCAGTGATCGCGTTGCGCTCCGACCCCGAGGTGACGCGCGGGATCGTCGAGACCTATCGCTCGCGGCGCGACGCGCTGTGCGACGGGCTGGTGCGCGCCGGTTGGCCGGTGGATAAGCCGCGCGGCACGATGTTCGTCTGGGCTCAGATTCCCGAGCAGTACCGCGACGAGGGTTCGCTGGCCTTTTGCAAACGGCTGGTGGCCGAGGCCAAAGTGGCGGCCAGCCCGGGCATCGGCTTCGGCGAGTTCGGCGAGGGCTACGTGCGCTTCGCCCTGGTCGAAAACGAACCACGAATCAAACAGGCTGTGCGCGGCATTCGCAAAATGCTCGGCGCGGAAGTTGAATAG
- a CDS encoding tyrosine phenol-lyase, with the protein MSNSQDQPKRRTRQKRSWAEPFKIKVVEPIKMTTRESRAKSLIEAGYNTFLLRSDDVYIDLLTDSGTSAMSDNQWAGMMLGDEAYAGSKNFYNMVEAVRHYYGYKYVVPTHQGRGAEHILSQLMIKPGDVVPGNMYFTTTKLHQELAGGKFADIIIDEAHDPQSQHPFKGNVDLDKLQRLIDEYGAERISYVCLEGNVNMAGGQPFSMGNLQQLSALCKEHGIKIMLDATRTVENAYFIKQREPGFEELTIAQILKKICSYTDGCTISAKKDCLVNIGGFLAVNDEELFDRARNMVVIYEGLHTYGGMAGRDMEALARGIVESVEFDHIRARIGQTQYLGQKLLDAGVPIVEPIGSHAIYLDAKRLLPHLPQDQFPAQALAAELYLDSGVRAMERGVVSAGRNPETGDHNYPKLELVRLTLPRRVYTQAHMDVVAESCEEVFWNRELIRGLKMVYEPQYLRFFQARFEQL; encoded by the coding sequence ATGAGCAATAGCCAAGACCAACCTAAGCGGCGCACGCGCCAGAAACGTTCCTGGGCCGAGCCGTTCAAGATCAAGGTTGTCGAACCAATCAAAATGACCACCCGCGAGTCTCGCGCAAAGAGCTTGATCGAGGCGGGCTACAATACGTTTTTGCTGCGCTCGGACGATGTGTACATCGATCTGCTGACCGACTCGGGAACCTCGGCGATGTCGGACAACCAGTGGGCCGGAATGATGCTTGGCGACGAGGCCTACGCCGGGTCCAAGAACTTCTACAACATGGTCGAGGCCGTGCGCCACTACTACGGCTACAAGTACGTGGTGCCCACCCACCAGGGGCGTGGGGCCGAACACATCCTCAGCCAGTTGATGATCAAGCCCGGCGACGTGGTCCCGGGCAACATGTACTTCACCACAACCAAGCTGCATCAGGAGCTGGCCGGCGGAAAGTTCGCGGACATCATCATCGACGAGGCCCACGACCCGCAAAGCCAGCACCCGTTCAAGGGGAACGTCGACCTGGATAAGCTGCAACGGCTGATCGACGAGTACGGCGCCGAGCGCATCTCCTACGTCTGCCTCGAGGGTAACGTCAACATGGCCGGCGGCCAGCCGTTCAGCATGGGGAACCTCCAGCAGCTCAGCGCATTGTGTAAAGAGCACGGAATTAAAATCATGCTCGACGCCACGCGCACCGTGGAGAACGCCTACTTTATCAAACAGCGTGAGCCGGGCTTCGAGGAGCTGACGATCGCCCAGATCCTGAAGAAGATCTGCTCCTACACCGACGGGTGCACGATCAGCGCCAAGAAGGACTGCCTGGTCAACATCGGCGGCTTCCTGGCGGTCAACGACGAGGAGCTGTTCGACCGCGCGCGCAACATGGTCGTGATCTACGAGGGGCTGCACACCTACGGCGGCATGGCCGGCCGCGACATGGAGGCGTTGGCGCGCGGCATCGTCGAGTCGGTGGAGTTCGACCACATCCGCGCGCGCATCGGGCAGACCCAGTATTTGGGCCAGAAGCTGCTCGACGCGGGCGTGCCGATCGTCGAGCCCATCGGCAGCCACGCGATCTACCTCGACGCCAAGCGCTTGCTGCCGCATTTACCCCAGGACCAGTTCCCGGCCCAGGCGCTGGCAGCGGAGCTTTATCTCGACTCCGGCGTACGCGCCATGGAACGTGGTGTGGTCAGCGCCGGACGCAACCCCGAGACCGGCGACCACAACTATCCCAAGCTCGAGCTGGTGCGGTTGACGCTGCCGCGCCGGGTCTACACCCAGGCGCACATGGACGTGGTGGCCGAGAGCTGCGAGGAGGTCTTCTGGAACCGCGAGCTGATCCGCGGGCTGAAGATGGTCTACGAGCCGCAGTATCTGCGCTTTTTCCAGGCGCGCTTCGAGCAGCTGTAG
- a CDS encoding alkaline phosphatase family protein, producing MCKPTAVDPVLRLPLIVLLLLCLFIAACGDRQQPPAQRSHEAPDVSFGANRAAAVSATDWPRALVAPEVRELPQLRPGQAIAGKPGGPLVVLGIDGADWQVLGPLLARGELPNLARILACGAYGFLETDVGYSPISWSTIACGASRDRHGVGYQTALDPQLSSRLKVPPLWEIALDRGRSVGVVQAYFGMGLPDKRGSYWGMLKWPQNEIELYNAQLPEGLSAAMPQGFAELNRSDVKAYLATERLPDLFFTIIDSLDVACHYNLHGFVAARPGAAPSEPSAAMLRAMAQRIEQTAVGIDAVLGYVWDRLPEQATLVLVSDHGQGILDLRYELRPGWAMLQALGCESIEPGQQACRIEAGTLDVRYERKTLRRPWIELRGVELPLEVEYGSIEIRPGNVDAAQYAAWADALEQSLPRQGPEALYSKVQRDGERIVLQPLDPWRAVLEAKPHEQMAQWERYPRFLANHGEANPGIVVFAGPGIMPGRTIEGARLEDVAPTALYAMGLAPADTMTGRVLSQAFSEQRLAAYPPKPPRSYARVECQAPPGADAQTLERLRSLGYLH from the coding sequence ATGTGTAAACCCACTGCCGTGGACCCAGTTCTTCGGCTGCCGCTGATCGTTCTTCTGCTGTTGTGCCTGTTTATTGCGGCTTGCGGCGACCGGCAACAACCTCCAGCTCAACGCAGTCACGAGGCGCCCGATGTGAGCTTCGGTGCAAACCGCGCAGCCGCGGTCTCGGCCACGGACTGGCCGCGGGCGTTGGTCGCGCCCGAGGTGCGTGAGCTGCCGCAATTGCGTCCCGGCCAGGCGATTGCGGGCAAGCCCGGCGGTCCATTGGTGGTGCTGGGGATCGACGGCGCGGACTGGCAGGTGCTTGGGCCGCTACTGGCGCGCGGCGAGCTGCCCAATCTGGCGCGTATTTTGGCCTGCGGAGCGTACGGGTTTTTGGAAACCGACGTGGGCTACTCGCCGATCTCCTGGTCGACCATCGCCTGCGGCGCATCGCGTGACCGCCACGGCGTGGGCTATCAGACGGCCCTGGACCCGCAGCTCAGCTCGCGGCTCAAGGTGCCGCCGCTGTGGGAGATCGCCCTGGACCGCGGGCGCTCGGTGGGCGTGGTGCAGGCCTACTTCGGCATGGGATTGCCCGACAAGCGCGGCAGCTATTGGGGCATGCTCAAGTGGCCGCAGAACGAGATCGAGCTTTACAACGCACAGCTCCCCGAGGGCCTGTCAGCCGCGATGCCCCAAGGATTCGCCGAACTCAACCGCAGCGACGTCAAGGCCTATTTGGCCACCGAGCGGCTGCCCGATTTGTTCTTCACGATCATCGACAGTCTCGACGTAGCCTGCCATTACAACCTGCACGGGTTCGTTGCCGCGCGTCCCGGGGCCGCGCCGTCCGAGCCATCCGCCGCAATGCTGCGGGCGATGGCGCAGCGCATAGAACAGACCGCCGTCGGTATCGATGCCGTGCTGGGCTACGTCTGGGATCGTCTGCCAGAGCAGGCGACCCTGGTGCTGGTCAGCGACCACGGACAGGGGATTCTCGACCTGCGCTACGAGCTGCGGCCGGGATGGGCCATGTTGCAGGCCCTGGGTTGCGAATCCATCGAGCCCGGTCAACAGGCCTGCCGCATCGAGGCCGGGACGCTCGATGTGCGGTATGAGCGCAAAACCTTGCGGCGTCCCTGGATCGAGCTGCGCGGTGTCGAGCTGCCGCTGGAAGTCGAGTACGGCTCGATCGAGATCAGGCCCGGCAACGTCGATGCGGCGCAGTACGCAGCTTGGGCCGACGCCTTGGAGCAGAGTCTGCCGCGCCAGGGGCCCGAGGCGTTGTACTCAAAAGTGCAGCGTGATGGTGAGCGGATCGTACTGCAGCCGCTCGATCCGTGGCGCGCGGTGCTCGAGGCAAAGCCCCATGAGCAGATGGCGCAGTGGGAGCGCTACCCGCGTTTTCTTGCCAATCACGGCGAGGCAAACCCGGGGATAGTGGTTTTTGCCGGGCCGGGGATCATGCCCGGCCGCACGATCGAGGGTGCACGCCTCGAGGATGTCGCGCCCACCGCGCTCTATGCCATGGGCCTGGCTCCGGCCGACACCATGACCGGCCGCGTGCTCAGCCAGGCGTTCAGCGAGCAGCGGCTGGCCGCTTACCCGCCCAAACCGCCGCGCAGCTATGCGCGCGTGGAGTGCCAGGCGCCGCCGGGCGCGGACGCGCAGACCCTGGAGCGCCTCAGGTCGCTGGGCTACCTGCACTAG
- the fsa gene encoding fructose-6-phosphate aldolase: MDIYLDTADLEQLRAGASYGVIDGVTTNPSLVAKTGMPFAEIVPKILEIVDGPISFEVLSTDCDGIVAEGRKLAAVHENVVVKVPIIREGIKAIKQLASEGIKVNATLCFQPLQALLVAKAGAAYVSPFIGRLDDISTDGMELIEQIVQMYANYDMATQVIVASVRHPLHIQQAALIGADICTVPYSVFDKMFNHPLTDLGLERFLADAEKIPK; this comes from the coding sequence ATGGACATCTATCTTGATACCGCCGATCTGGAGCAGCTACGGGCAGGCGCGAGCTACGGCGTGATCGACGGCGTGACCACCAACCCCTCGCTGGTGGCCAAGACCGGCATGCCCTTTGCCGAAATCGTACCCAAAATTTTAGAGATCGTCGACGGCCCGATCAGCTTCGAGGTGCTCTCCACCGACTGCGATGGCATCGTGGCCGAAGGACGCAAGCTCGCCGCGGTCCACGAGAACGTCGTGGTCAAGGTGCCGATCATCCGCGAGGGGATCAAGGCGATCAAGCAGCTGGCATCCGAAGGGATCAAGGTCAACGCTACGCTGTGCTTCCAGCCGCTGCAGGCGCTGCTGGTGGCCAAAGCCGGCGCCGCTTACGTCAGCCCGTTCATCGGCCGACTGGACGACATCTCCACCGACGGGATGGAGCTGATCGAGCAAATCGTGCAGATGTACGCGAACTACGACATGGCAACGCAGGTGATCGTGGCCTCGGTGCGCCACCCGCTGCACATACAGCAGGCCGCGCTGATCGGCGCAGACATCTGCACCGTGCCCTATTCGGTGTTCGACAAGATGTTCAATCACCCGCTGACCGACCTCGGCCTCGAGCGCTTCCTGGCCGACGCCGAGAAGATCCCCAAGTAA